One genomic window of Lytechinus variegatus isolate NC3 chromosome 1, Lvar_3.0, whole genome shotgun sequence includes the following:
- the LOC121422240 gene encoding centrosomal protein of 44 kDa-like, producing the protein MATGDVKGNIKSLQTELKRAKYPKELDYISLAKGSPKEFLPIMHFMLCDYSRPVSQLILDRKIDLAAKNDQKFMEAVYKVLRDLFHYVPRITGPQFFSRGFAEHKILLTREVVSMVRNKHKDLTRGKTPLRTLAEQGSSESIGSRPTSRKVRVLDPDVIFTAHREDFLNSTEISESAEHKQSVSIIVGKTPVPLRGYSTQEYSPDNDLLLNNNAQTDLETRVQKLEERVRNLEERLLSELNVEVQNLENELPREQSLENELPRVQNLENELPRVQNSEYTVEDFEDMVQVD; encoded by the exons ATGGCAACCGGTGATGTGAAAGGAAACATTAAGAGCTTACAGACTGAGCTGAAGCGTGCAAAATACCCGAAGGAATTAGACTACATCAG CCTTGCCAAAGGATCTCCAAAGGAATTCCTTCCCATCATGCATTTCATGCTCTGCGATTACTCCAGGCCAGTCAGTCAGTTGATTCTGGATAGGAAGATCGACCTTGCTGCTAAGAATGATCAGAAGTTCATGGAAGCAGTGTACAAG GTATTGAGGGATCTGTTCCACTATGTCCCGCGGATCACCGGGCCTCAATTTTTCAGCCGTGGATTTGCGGAGCACAAGATCCTCTTGACAAGAGAAGTAGTTTCCATGGTGAGAAATAAACACAAGGATCTGACGAGAGGCAAAACTCCTTTGCGCACCCTTGCTGAACAAG GTTCATCAGAAAGCATCGGTTCTAGACCTACCAGCAGGAAGGTAAGGGTTCTAGATCCAGACGTTATCTTTACTGCCCATCGCGAGGATTTCTTGAACAGCACAGAAATAAGTGAGAGTGCTGAACACAAGCAATCAGTGAGCATCATTGTAG GCAAGACCCCAGTTCCCCTCAGAGGATACAGCACCCAAGAGTATTCGCCTGACAATGACCTCCTTTTGAATAAT AATGCTCAGACTGATCTTGAGACTAGGGTCCAAAAGTTGGAGGAAAGGGTACGAAACTTGGAGGAAAGGCTTCTCAGCGAACTGAACGTGGAGGTACAAAACTTGGAGAATGAGCTACCCAGGGAACAAAGTTTGGAGAATGAGCTACCCAGGGTACAAAACTTGGAGAATGAGCTACCCAGGGTACAAAACTCTGAGTACACAGTAGAAGACTTTGAGGATATGGTGCAAGTAGACTAG
- the LOC121422050 gene encoding uncharacterized protein LOC121422050 codes for MSSGFYLVQWMPGPCTEPGTSKEFSIIGLEDIKDDYRYALETGRITMATYRFRSGSNVGSMHRLCKVLGSAGDKSLLEVDLMAFMNGGEDGSGVYTIEDEKPNQLTFRKQSGSRPPPWEVEKEMLTLLEENHKVKRENEALRTKLAKAVDVSDLKNILETTILNIQKKQIVQPSLNEQTPSSRVSQPIIETLPMTQDMDLISQPQLSSMVDHNMSSMQGFPLSTPVTQRQPPRRAPIVNSVSHQLTRTSSSTTTPAQSQSRAPESEMDNPYIVRVQSLAESTPVPPAPPHPVEIRPAGTAPREKQGGNSINQLNRGYTRPSAQINQRKNNVRQRQIKTPQWQASYVSDGITERLRIGRSGVSQSPSMSTNSTLANISAPSIQRMKPITMKGAAQDDHDGDKLVELVAGSGIWLPRKQLKLSQRTKGLSQYTRKLVMLLFNMKELSTSSVTGFKATGKGSENAIKRPALDPKRVHAIITAVQKRFPAASPFKVKQVMSQKLMDIRKTVRNKQLKNATWKQRGLHHGII; via the exons ATGTCCTCTGGATTCTACCTGGTCCAGTGGATGCCAGGACCGTGTACAGAACCAGGAACCAGTAAAGAATTCAGTATAATTGGACTAGAAGATATCAAAGATGACTATCGATATGCCTTGGAGACTGGACGTATCACCATGGCAACGTATCGCTTTCGGAGTGGTTCTAACGTCGGCAGCATGCATCGCTTGTGCAAGGTGCTTGGATCCGCAG GGGATAAATCTCTTTTGGAGGTCGACTTGATGGCCTTTATGAACGGAGGCGAGGATGGGTCTGGAGTCTATACTATAGAAGATGAAAAG CCAAATCAGCTGACCTTTAGGAAGCAGTCTGGCTCTAGGCCTCCACCTTGGGAGGTTGAGAAAGAGATGCTCACACTGCTGGAGGAGAACCATAAAGTCAAAAGAGAGAACGAAGCACTGAGAACAAAGCTTGCCAAAGCAGTTG ATGTGAGTGACTTGAAGAACATTTTGGAGACTACCATACTCAACATCCAGAAAAAACAAATTGTCCAACCATCTCTCAATGAACAGACTCCCTCCAGCCGCGTGTCCCAGCCAATCATCGAAACCCTGCCCATGACTCAAGACATGGACTTGATCTCACAACCTCAGCTCTCCAGTATGGTTGATCACAACATGTCGTCAATGCAAGGGTTTCCCTTATCTACACCGGTCACACAGAGACAACCTCCTAGGCGAGCCCCAATAGTAAACTCTGTGAGCCACCAGTTAACAAGAACATCCTCGTCCACTACTACTCCTGCCCAAAGTCAGTCTAGAGCACCAGAGTCAGAAATGGATAACCCTTACATCGTCAGAGTTCAGTCACTAGCCGAGTCAACGCCCGTTCCACCAGCACCGCCACACCCTGTCGAAATCCGACCAGCTGGGACTGCTCCACGTGAGAAACAAGGGGGAAATTCCATCAACCAATTAAACAGAGGGTACACTAGGCCTTCGGCGCAGATCAACCAGCGAAAGAACAATGTGAGACAGAGGCAGATAAAGACCCCTCAGTGGCAGGCTAGCTATGTTTCAGATGGTATCACTGAACGTCTCAGGATTGGACGGAGTGGGGTGAGCCAAAGCCCTTCCATGAGTACCAATAGTACTCTAGCAAATATTTCGGCACCATCAATACAACGCATGAAACCTATTACGATGAAGGGTGCGGCTCAAGATGATCATGATGGGGATAAG cTGGTTGAGCTTGTTGCAGGCTCAGGCATCTGGTTACCAAGGAAACAGCTAAAACTGTCGCAGAGAACCAAAGGACTCAGCCAGTACACCAGGAAATTAGTCATGCTCCTGTTCAACATGAAAGAACTCAGTACCAGCTCTGTTACTGGCTTCAAGGCAACAGGCAAAGGCAGTGAGAATGCCATCAAGCGTCCGGCCCTGGACCCCAAGAGAGTTCATGCCATAATCA CCGCTGTTCAGAAGCGTTTCCCTGCAGCTTCACCTTTCAAAGTCAAGCAAGTCATGAGTCAGAAGCTGATGGATATCCGAAAGACAGTCCGGAATAAACAACTCAAGAATGCCACATGGAAACAAAGAGGATTACACCATGGCATAATCTAA